The Mycoplasmopsis gallinacea genome includes a window with the following:
- a CDS encoding large conductance mechanosensitive channel protein MscL: protein MRKNNLLTTSTKDAAKVLKKGNVFMLAIGLLLGTVFNAVVASFANDILMNAIKTHFMPNGTLDTWEVSGMLLGKFLGTLIQFAIVTIFLFVVLVGYFMISNAYKAHKAKNQPVVEPAPATPTTEQLILEELKNLNKNLENK, encoded by the coding sequence ATGAGAAAAAACAATTTATTAACAACATCTACTAAAGATGCTGCTAAAGTTCTTAAAAAAGGTAATGTGTTCATGCTTGCAATTGGGCTTTTACTTGGAACAGTATTTAACGCTGTTGTGGCCTCATTTGCAAATGACATTTTAATGAATGCAATCAAAACACACTTCATGCCTAACGGAACATTAGACACTTGAGAAGTTTCAGGAATGCTTTTAGGAAAATTCCTTGGAACATTAATTCAATTTGCTATTGTTACAATTTTCTTATTTGTAGTGCTTGTTGGATACTTCATGATTTCTAACGCTTACAAAGCACACAAAGCTAAAAATCAACCAGTTGTTGAACCAGCTCCTGCCACTCCAACAACAGAACAACTTATCTTAGAAGAACTTAAAAACCTTAATAAAAACCTTGAAAATAAGTAA
- a CDS encoding MPN527 family putative ECF transporter permease subunit: MTNVNQKNVSNIIAKITYAAITLAIALIFNFISSYLNIFNFLQINLTLIPIFIASYILSWRWALVVSAIRFLISPLLFNYSNMIAVEYVGNLIIFLSHTFFISFYYLCYKLVCKRKWDPHLKFLLSSLFSVPLTIILLTFLNTYIFNVVYFFILNILDHFSLSELIAKYPNFKILFFNINNYHVGSWTLYTVFNIINLSINVFVISLFVFLDRKTKIFSNIKYRIHELQY; the protein is encoded by the coding sequence ATGACTAATGTAAATCAGAAAAATGTTTCAAATATAATTGCGAAAATTACATATGCGGCTATAACTTTAGCAATTGCATTAATTTTTAATTTTATAAGCTCGTATTTAAATATTTTTAATTTTCTTCAGATTAATTTAACATTAATTCCTATCTTCATTGCTTCATATATTCTTTCATGAAGATGGGCACTTGTTGTTTCAGCAATTAGATTTTTAATTTCGCCTTTACTTTTCAATTATTCAAATATGATTGCAGTTGAGTATGTAGGAAATTTGATCATTTTTTTAAGTCATACATTTTTTATAAGTTTTTATTATTTATGCTACAAGTTAGTTTGCAAAAGAAAATGAGATCCACATCTTAAATTTCTGCTTTCATCTCTTTTTTCAGTGCCACTAACAATTATCTTGCTCACTTTCTTAAATACATACATATTTAATGTCGTATACTTTTTTATATTAAATATATTAGATCATTTTAGCCTTAGCGAATTAATCGCAAAGTATCCAAACTTTAAAATTTTATTTTTTAACATAAACAATTACCACGTTGGTTCTTGAACCCTTTACACCGTTTTTAACATTATCAACTTATCAATTAATGTTTTTGTGATCTCACTTTTTGTGTTTCTAGATCGAAAAACAAAGATTTTCTCAAACATTAAATACAGAATACATGAATTACAATATTAG
- a CDS encoding class I tRNA ligase family protein: MSKDFDFQQIDKKWQENWTNSNYFEPKNDYSLPKKYILSMFPYPSGRIHMGHVRNYSIGDAIARYYRRRGFNVFHPFGWDAFGLPAENAAIKNQIHPGEWTYKNIQSMDEEIKKLGLSFAWNYELITADPSYTKWEQFIFIKMWEKGLIYKKKSSLNFCEVDNTVLANEQVVDNKCWRCDNEIVQKEMDTYYLKITDYAEELVQDLEILKNHWPNQVLTMQKNWIGMKNDFKIDFTLKTNVSLESKISVLESDFENIQNAAMIAISSKHPLVLELINQNLLTKEQIQTIEKINININAKDFSEKLCVDLKMTAFSDQLNDALPIYVTDFASNNPNKLAMLVSLENKSHDAFVEKNQIKVNTQVFNKIKASDFVKETHYNLRDWGISRQRYWGTPIPLIKCETCGIVPEAIQSLPVLLPKDVTFDGKGNPLDKAEQWKKVTCPKCKKEATRETDTLDTFFESSWYFLRYTTPNSMRDDVLFDKKALKYWGRVDEYIGGIEHAILHLLYSRFFTKALRDLGLCDISEPFENLLTQGMVLKDGAKMSKSKGNVVEPSEMIAKFGADTTRLFILFAAPPQKELEWSDSGVNGCFKFISRLYSKTDLILKDFKLSDHSFENLSSEEKNARYKLYLGMKKSIDTFEDRRNEYAFNTIISWTMETLNAYENIENPVLISEMFYVLLNILEPFIPHFAWEISDKYFNLKNLTDFRIDQKALELDEVKYGVSVNGKFRAEISVSKNATKEQVLEIAKKEVAKWLQDSTIVKEIFVPNKLVNIVIK; the protein is encoded by the coding sequence ATGTCAAAAGATTTTGATTTTCAACAAATAGATAAAAAATGACAAGAAAATTGAACTAATTCAAATTACTTCGAACCTAAAAATGATTATTCATTACCTAAAAAATACATCTTAAGTATGTTCCCGTATCCAAGTGGAAGAATTCATATGGGTCATGTAAGAAACTATTCAATTGGTGATGCTATTGCTAGATATTACCGTCGGAGAGGATTTAACGTGTTTCACCCATTTGGTTGAGACGCTTTTGGACTCCCAGCTGAAAATGCAGCTATTAAAAACCAAATTCACCCTGGAGAATGAACTTACAAAAATATTCAGAGCATGGATGAAGAAATTAAAAAATTAGGTCTTTCATTTGCTTGAAATTACGAACTTATTACAGCAGATCCAAGTTACACTAAATGAGAGCAATTTATTTTCATCAAAATGTGAGAAAAAGGGTTAATTTACAAGAAAAAAAGCTCTTTAAATTTCTGTGAAGTTGATAATACCGTTTTAGCTAACGAACAAGTAGTTGATAATAAATGTTGAAGATGTGATAACGAAATTGTTCAAAAAGAAATGGACACTTACTACCTTAAAATCACTGATTATGCAGAAGAATTAGTGCAAGATTTAGAGATTTTAAAAAATCACTGACCAAATCAAGTTTTAACAATGCAAAAAAACTGAATTGGGATGAAAAATGACTTCAAAATCGATTTTACTTTAAAAACAAATGTTTCTTTAGAAAGTAAAATTTCAGTACTTGAAAGTGATTTTGAAAACATTCAAAATGCTGCAATGATTGCTATTAGTAGTAAACATCCACTTGTGCTAGAACTTATTAATCAAAATCTTTTAACTAAAGAGCAAATTCAAACAATTGAAAAAATTAATATCAATATTAATGCAAAAGATTTTTCAGAAAAATTATGCGTAGACCTTAAAATGACTGCTTTTAGTGATCAGTTAAATGATGCTCTTCCAATTTATGTAACTGATTTTGCAAGCAATAACCCTAATAAATTAGCTATGCTTGTTTCACTTGAAAACAAATCTCATGATGCTTTTGTGGAAAAAAATCAAATTAAAGTAAATACACAAGTATTTAACAAGATCAAAGCAAGTGACTTTGTTAAAGAAACACATTACAATTTAAGGGACTGAGGAATTTCGCGTCAAAGATATTGAGGAACACCAATTCCACTTATTAAGTGTGAAACTTGTGGTATTGTTCCTGAAGCAATTCAGTCGCTTCCAGTTCTTTTACCTAAAGATGTTACTTTTGACGGAAAAGGTAACCCACTTGATAAAGCTGAGCAATGAAAAAAAGTTACTTGTCCTAAATGTAAAAAAGAAGCTACAAGAGAAACTGATACACTTGATACTTTCTTTGAATCAAGTTGATACTTTTTAAGATATACCACACCAAATTCAATGCGTGATGATGTTCTTTTTGATAAAAAAGCTCTTAAATATTGAGGCAGAGTCGACGAATATATTGGTGGAATTGAGCACGCTATTTTACACCTTCTTTATTCTCGTTTCTTTACTAAAGCGCTTAGAGATTTAGGTCTTTGTGATATTAGTGAACCATTTGAAAACCTTCTTACTCAAGGAATGGTGCTTAAAGATGGTGCTAAAATGTCAAAATCAAAAGGAAATGTAGTTGAACCAAGTGAAATGATTGCTAAATTTGGTGCAGATACAACTAGATTATTTATCCTTTTTGCAGCTCCTCCTCAAAAAGAACTTGAGTGAAGTGATTCAGGAGTTAATGGTTGCTTTAAATTTATTTCAAGACTTTATAGTAAAACAGATTTAATTTTAAAAGACTTTAAGCTTTCTGATCATAGCTTTGAAAACCTTAGCTCTGAAGAGAAAAATGCACGTTACAAACTTTATTTAGGAATGAAAAAATCAATCGATACTTTCGAAGATCGCAGAAATGAGTATGCTTTTAACACTATTATTTCATGAACTATGGAAACTTTAAATGCTTATGAAAACATTGAAAATCCAGTGTTAATTAGCGAGATGTTCTATGTACTTTTAAACATCCTTGAACCATTTATCCCGCATTTTGCTTGAGAAATTTCAGATAAATACTTTAATTTAAAAAACTTAACAGATTTTAGAATTGATCAAAAAGCCTTAGAGCTTGATGAAGTTAAATACGGAGTTAGTGTTAATGGTAAATTTAGAGCTGAAATTTCAGTAAGTAAAAATGCTACTAAAGAGCAAGTTCTTGAAATTGCTAAAAAAGAAGTTGCAAAGTGACTTCAAGATAGCACAATTGTCAAAGAAATTTTTGTTCCAAACAAATTGGTAAATATTGTTATTAAATAA
- a CDS encoding IS30 family transposase, protein MKKLIDLSKQNIICVKNNAENFRHFIIKESDDEIKRLHSNVSSKRLLRDKQISILLMWEIILKVLLLNSVSKAAKYFGYQSRTVKQKMEIMIEKNDYHKSLKNKVICKICGSKIFITKFLSFRKLSNHLLSYKTKRLMIVSESQKNKWSHFKKYWNDVTKELRKKASKNSKNIKCKMSVKFMINSFKQTNQNAFCPTFSTVYKALKQQRIKLSFDPLLYLSRGGYTKTTLKQGKRSLIHARDVKYRPKEANLRLEKGHFEADTVVGKREDKFVLFTLLDRKTRELYIALTKRDAKSINKALRMLIRKYNLEIKTLTVDNGSENTLLHKVVGKKKLFKCKPYASYQKGSIENAHRYIRRFIPKGKSFNSLTQEYVFWIKEQIDEYKRILAIEN, encoded by the coding sequence ATGAAAAAATTAATAGATTTATCTAAACAAAATATTATTTGTGTAAAAAATAATGCTGAAAACTTCCGTCACTTCATCATCAAAGAATCTGATGATGAGATAAAACGTCTTCACTCAAATGTTTCGTCTAAAAGGTTGCTTAGAGATAAACAAATATCTATACTCTTAATGTGGGAAATTATTTTGAAAGTTCTATTGTTGAATTCAGTATCAAAAGCGGCGAAATATTTTGGTTATCAATCTAGAACGGTTAAGCAAAAAATGGAAATAATGATTGAAAAAAATGACTATCATAAAAGCCTAAAAAATAAAGTTATTTGCAAAATTTGCGGATCTAAAATTTTTATAACTAAATTTCTCTCGTTCAGAAAACTATCAAATCATTTGCTTAGTTATAAAACCAAAAGGTTAATGATAGTGTCAGAATCACAAAAAAATAAGTGAAGTCACTTTAAGAAATATTGAAACGATGTAACTAAAGAATTAAGAAAAAAAGCAAGCAAAAACTCTAAAAACATTAAATGTAAAATGTCTGTTAAGTTTATGATTAACTCGTTTAAACAAACAAATCAAAATGCTTTTTGTCCTACATTTAGCACAGTTTACAAAGCTCTAAAGCAACAAAGAATAAAACTTTCTTTTGACCCGCTTTTATATTTATCAAGAGGTGGTTATACAAAAACTACATTAAAGCAAGGTAAAAGGTCATTGATACACGCTAGAGACGTAAAATATAGACCTAAAGAAGCAAATTTAAGATTAGAAAAAGGTCATTTTGAAGCTGATACAGTAGTTGGTAAAAGAGAAGATAAGTTTGTTCTTTTCACACTTTTAGATCGTAAAACTAGAGAGTTATACATTGCTTTAACAAAAAGAGATGCAAAATCAATTAACAAAGCATTAAGGATGTTAATAAGAAAATACAATCTCGAAATAAAAACCTTAACAGTAGATAACGGTAGTGAAAACACACTTCTTCATAAAGTGGTAGGTAAGAAAAAGTTATTTAAATGTAAACCTTATGCTTCGTATCAAAAAGGTTCAATTGAAAATGCTCATAGATACATTAGAAGATTTATTCCGAAGGGTAAAAGTTTCAATTCACTCACACAAGAATACGTGTTTTGAATCAAAGAACAAATCGATGAATACAAAAGAATATTAGCAATAGAAAATTAA
- the upp gene encoding uracil phosphoribosyltransferase, producing MLKIINHPLIDIKLTKMRDKNANHVDFRQNLKEIGSLMVYEIMRDYQSKNVKVTTPLDQEFNGFDFDSEIVIVPILRAGLGMVDGLLELIPQARVGHIGLYRDETTLKPVEYFYKMPNVSKDSKIIVVDPMLATGNSAADAIASLQKNGFNDIDLVCLVGVREGVDNIENKFGKDFRIFLASLDEKLNSHGYIEPGLGDAGDRIFGTK from the coding sequence ATGTTAAAAATAATTAATCACCCACTCATTGATATCAAATTAACTAAAATGAGAGATAAAAACGCTAATCACGTGGATTTTAGGCAAAATCTTAAAGAAATTGGTTCGCTAATGGTGTATGAAATTATGCGTGATTATCAAAGTAAAAACGTTAAAGTGACCACACCACTTGATCAAGAATTCAACGGATTTGACTTTGATTCAGAAATTGTGATTGTCCCAATTTTAAGAGCCGGTTTAGGTATGGTGGATGGACTTTTAGAACTTATTCCTCAAGCTAGAGTGGGGCACATTGGTTTATACCGTGATGAAACTACTTTAAAACCAGTTGAATATTTTTACAAAATGCCTAATGTTTCAAAAGATTCAAAAATTATTGTGGTTGACCCTATGCTCGCTACAGGTAATTCAGCAGCTGATGCAATTGCTTCGCTCCAAAAAAACGGATTTAATGACATTGATTTAGTTTGTCTTGTTGGGGTAAGAGAAGGTGTTGATAATATTGAAAATAAATTTGGAAAAGATTTTAGAATTTTTCTTGCTTCACTTGATGAAAAATTAAATAGTCATGGTTACATTGAACCTGGTTTAGGGGATGCAGGTGACCGTATTTTTGGAACAAAATAA